The stretch of DNA TTACCCGGCTCAGGCCTTCGGCACCCGGACGATCAGCGCGTCGCCCTGACCGCCGCCGCCGCACAGCGCGGCCGCGCCGACGCCGCCGCCGCGCCGCTTGAGCTCCAGCGCCAGGTGCAGCACGAGACGGGCGCCGGACATCCCGATCGGGTGACCCAGGGCGATGGCGCCGCCGTTCACGTTCACCTTTTCCGTGGACACGCCGAGGTCCTTCATTGACTGCACGGCCACGGCGGCGAACGCCTCGTTGATCTCGACGAGGTCCAGGTCGGAGACCTCGAGCCCCTCCTTCTTCAGGGCGTGCTGGATGGCGTTGGAGGGCTGGGACTGCAGGGAGTTGTCCGGGCCGGCGACGTTGCCGTGGGCGCCGATCTCGGCGATCCACTCAAGGCCCAGCTCCTCGGCCTTGGCCTTGCTCATCACGACCACGGCCGCGGCGCCGTCGGAGATCTGCGAGGAGGAGCCGGCGGTGATCGTGCCGTCCTTGGCGAAGGCCGGGCGCAGCTTGGCCAGGCCCTCGGCCGTGGTGTCGCCGCGGATGCCCTCGTCCTTGCTGAACAGGACCGGGTCGCCCTTGCGCTGCGGGATCTCCACCGGGGTGATCTCGGCCTCGAAGACGCCGTTCTTCTGCGCGGCGGCGGCCCGCTGGTGGGAC from Streptomyces sp. 6-11-2 encodes:
- a CDS encoding acetyl-CoA C-acetyltransferase is translated as MSSGTSGTTGSVIVAGARTPMGRLLGSLKSFSGADLGGFAIKAALDRAGIGGDQVQYVIMGQVLQAGAGQIPARQAAVKAGIPMSVPALTINKVCLSGLDAIALADQLIRAGEFDVVVAGGQESMTNAPHLLPKSREGYKYGAVEVLDAMAHDGLTDSFEGIAMGASTEKHNTRLGIGREEQDEIAALSHQRAAAAQKNGVFEAEITPVEIPQRKGDPVLFSKDEGIRGDTTAEGLAKLRPAFAKDGTITAGSSSQISDGAAAVVVMSKAKAEELGLEWIAEIGAHGNVAGPDNSLQSQPSNAIQHALKKEGLEVSDLDLVEINEAFAAVAVQSMKDLGVSTEKVNVNGGAIALGHPIGMSGARLVLHLALELKRRGGGVGAAALCGGGGQGDALIVRVPKA